The sequence CCTGGGTCTCTCTAAAGGCAGGGCAAAGAGGAAGGTAGCTAGAAATAGTGAGCTTTTACATGGTATAGATTGGGGAAATTCTGCTGTTTCCGAGTAAGCCTCCTCTAGGTAGATAAAGCCCCTGTTACATGCACCAAAATCTATTTCTGGATGTGGTATCATCCTGTATGGTAACCACAAAGATTCGGTTGAAGCACGTttgtccagagaggctgtgagaAAAGGAAGACAGAGCCTACGGTCTGCAAAGCCTGAACTCAGTCACCGGGTAGGAAGCTCGCAGCTGCTCAGAAGCTTCCCCCCAGTTGGGGTTTTAATGTGACAGTGTCCTCGGTATTCCTCTAAAGAACgaatttaaacacaaaaagcagCCCTGATGTTTAGCCAGCGCAAAATCTTACCGAAGTATGGAAACGCAGCTTCGTCCCAGCAGGCGTTGCGTAAGGGTGCCATGTTGGCTGCCTCTGAAGAGCTGCCAGCTCGGAGCCTGGGCAAACAATAAAGCCACCAACTGCTCTCAGAGGGCAGGTTTCTGGGTGCCTTGCAAGAAGTCCTGTAAAAGGCACATGGGGATTcacagcagagagcaaagcAGCTCTGAGCTTGCAGCTTTGCTGCCCCCACCGCCCAGCCTGCCGcccagcttcagcagcagctgcagtggcTCTAAGGGAAATGGAGGTGGTTGGGCAGGGGGATTGGtttggggaggaaaggagggacTTGCCCTGTAGAGAGAAGCCACTTGCTTATATAggttaccattttttttctgtggctcAGCTGAGCCCAAGCACATTAAGGATTTGCCCCATCAAGGGCAAGATTATCCTGCTCATTGGGCTCTCCTGCCTCTAatcatccccatccccagcttCGCAGGTCCAGCTGATCTGAGGGAAACCCATCAGGTTGCTTTACCTCCCAAAACAGAGCAGTCCCTCCCGTCTGCATGTGGTCACCAGTAAGGCCTGGAAGAACAAAGCAGCACGTAAAGCAGGACTGAGATGGACCTGCCAGTTTGTGGTGCCTCCTCTTTGTATGGCGTGTATCGGTCAGGGCATTTGCTGGGGAGGTGAGAAGAGGGAAGGATGCTCCCGTGAAGCTGAGACTGCTCAGGCAACAAGGAACTCGCTGGTTCATGAAACGCAAGGTGAGGGGCTTAACCCACACCTTTTGTCATGTGGCACGAGCCTGAAATCCTAATGGGGatccttttcctttgtgattTGAATATCCCCAAGCACCAGCTCTAATGGATGGGGAAATTAATAGGGCTCAAGGACTGCAGTCCTAGCTTGAGGATTTAAAAGCCAGAAACAGGACCCCATAAGGCTGCAATAGgcaggaaaacaataaaaataaaatatattgtaagTAACACAGACATCCTCCCTCCCTTGTTCCAGCGCTGGTCCTGAAGCCACTGCCCAGGGTGTGTGCACCAGCCAGGCTGGGACGTGCAGGCGCCTGAGCTGGGCGGCTTGCTGGGTCATGTCAGTACGAGTGAGAAGGAATATTAactccccagggaaggatgagcgTGTCCACTTGCCAAAGCTGCCTCTGGCAGGCCAAGCAGGGATTAAGGAGTCTGCTGGTATCACTACATCTGGGTgtcagggggggaaaaaaaaaaaatcacacacacacaatgttTGTAAAGGGCATGTCCCAAACCCTGAAGCTCTTATTAGCAGGATACAGGTGCACTGACCATGGAGCTTACTGGATTTCAGAACCTCACAGAAtgaaccaaacaaaaaatttcCTAATGCTGCCATGAATGTATGCACACTAATAAATTTAATGCCTACAGGCTGAAACCACCCCGCTATGCAGGCTCCTACCTGCCATCTTTacgctttttttttgtgtaacaGATACTGTCACAGCACGTTTTCCCCATTGCGTCTTTTCTCCTGACTCTCCAGGACCAGAGAATTGTCTCGCTTACTGCAGACCCCGACACAAAACGCCAGCCCAGGAGCCAGGTTGCAGCCTGTCAGCCCCTGCCCACATGCTGCTCCAGCACATCGGGGTTTTCACCAGCTGCGTGGCTTCGGTAGAGCTCAGCTGGCCTTACGGTCCCAACTGATCTGCTCACCCAGTGCTAGAAAGTTAAATTCGCGTTCACACCTCAGAACTTGACACTTCAGTGTCTGCCCGAAGAGGCCTCTAAGACTTTAACACTTAAGCATGTAACCATCTTCCAGTAAGTGTGCTCAGAGTAACCCCACTTACTCGGCCCAGTGACAACCCAGCCCAAGGACAGCTCCTACCTAAACCCCACCGGCTAGGGACAGGAAACTCCCTGCAGGTATTTTGTGCTTGTCTGGAGACCCACTGCAAGACCAGGAGAAACCAAGAAAGCTCAAAGCTGCCCTTATACCCAATCGTCTTCTAACAAGCTTTTCGTTTCCAACTTGGCAATCACTTTACCTTGTATGTACCATTCATCTACAGAAAGTATGTTAGAAGTCCCCTTTTCAAAAATCATCTTAACTTGTACTTCAAATGGTTCTTCTACAGGCTCCTAAATCGAGCATGCCTTTGCTACTTTAAATCTGTTTAGTGCAGTATGACCTCCCTTGGTTCAACAGTAGTTTGTGTGTTAGCTGTATGTGAATTGAGTCACTGCCTGAACAACCTGAAGGCACTTCCACACTTGATCGATTTCCTCATGTGGGACAAGCAGCATGGTTATCTAGGCCAGCATTATGAACCAAGGAGCCTGAATTATTTCATCTGGGTAATGTGGTGTAAGTTATGCTTTAGAGGAACCCATTTATCTCACACACAATTGCAAGTTtactataaaataatttattagacAGCAATACACAGCTTTAGCAGCAAGCTTATATACATGCACATAGAAACTACTGACTACCCTACTCAGGGACCCTAGCTCTTTTGACCTTGGCCTTCCGGACCTCTTCAATCAGATCTTTTAGGTACTGAATTTCCTTACTCAGGGAATCTGCTTTCTCCTTCAGGGCCTGATTCTTCTGCTCCAAGTCTCTGCACTCCCCAGACAGCGCCTCCTGTTCTGCCCTCTTCTTCTGTCGGTAACGCGTGGCAGCTGTCTTATTCTGCTCcatctttttcagtttcttatctattttcttttctcctttcatctTTGCTGACACTACCTTCTCAGCAGGATGATCATAGGGTTTGGACCGCACAGAGCCACAGCTGGCATCTGCAGGGAACTGGTTGTCATTGAGGGATCCAAGTGAATTGGTAGGACTGTGTTGGGGTGTTCCCAGGTAGGAGTCTGGGCTCATGCATATTCCACTATCATCAGAAtggttctcctcctccttctcagaCTTAGTGATCACTACCACAAAGGTGGGGCCCCCCtccacttttctttctccttccagaaCATCCACTTCACTACCTAGTTCTAAACTAAATGAATGGTCTGGAGTAGAAGTAAGAGAccctggggagaggggaaaagtcCAGAGGGAAGCCAATGGGGCCATTGGATCTGCTCCAATTGGAGATTCAGGGAGATTGGTGATTAGGTCAGGGATCAGTGGAGGTTCTTTGCAGTGAAATTCCTGGGTGGTAGGGTTAAATAGGAGATCACACGTGTCTTCCAACGTGGCCATCAGCTCGTCTGGTGAGACGGTGGCGTCCAGATGTTCCATACCTAACAGGGCATCAAAATCAAATTCCTTCAGATCCATCTTCTCCACCATCCACTCCATGCCAGAGAAGGCATCctctgaaaagggaaaaaaaacttttcattaaaatggcAACCAATATTTAAGTTTCTGTAACTTATCTAggacacaaaaataattttaacacttcccttatttcttttattagtaTCAAAGAATTTTATTACCAACACTGGCTGCAGGGTACAACCTAAGCCCTAAGCTGTTCTGACATTCCATCCCTCTTACTCGAATACTCTAAGAATTCAAAGTCATTTGAAGCACACAAGCATGCTTGTTTCTTGTGACCTCTTCCAGGGAAGACTACTGTAACAGTTGGTATGTTATTAAAAAGGCAACAGAAGTGTCATTTTATCATACGCCAGTTCAGTAACCAGCAATTTTGTGTTGTGTAAGCAGTGCTGTACGGATGGTTTCCCAACCAAGGTATGTATGTGAAGTTACCTTCTCATTTATGAGAAGACTTGCAACTTTATTTCTGGATAGGAGTGTTCCATAATTTATTATATGCAATCGTAACTGATGCACCCTGCGCAAACAAAGCATTATCTTACCCTGGCTGCTATCTATGGTGTTGCCTAAACTGTCCACAGCGAGCCAATTGGAGGAGACTGCCTTAGCCTTGTCGCTGGAGAACCCATGCGAACTGAGGGGCTCGGCCACCTCCAGGTAGTCATCTAGGAGTCCCAGACTTTCCTCAGCCACCGAACACGGCTGGCTGAAGGGGGACGACACCCCCAACAGCATCTCGTTGTTCAAGAGGCTCATCTT comes from Anser cygnoides isolate HZ-2024a breed goose chromosome 1, Taihu_goose_T2T_genome, whole genome shotgun sequence and encodes:
- the ATF4 gene encoding cyclic AMP-dependent transcription factor ATF-4 — protein: MSLLNNEMLLGVSSPFSQPCSVAEESLGLLDDYLEVAEPLSSHGFSSDKAKAVSSNWLAVDSLGNTIDSSQEDAFSGMEWMVEKMDLKEFDFDALLGMEHLDATVSPDELMATLEDTCDLLFNPTTQEFHCKEPPLIPDLITNLPESPIGADPMAPLASLWTFPLSPGSLTSTPDHSFSLELGSEVDVLEGERKVEGGPTFVVVITKSEKEEENHSDDSGICMSPDSYLGTPQHSPTNSLGSLNDNQFPADASCGSVRSKPYDHPAEKVVSAKMKGEKKIDKKLKKMEQNKTAATRYRQKKRAEQEALSGECRDLEQKNQALKEKADSLSKEIQYLKDLIEEVRKAKVKRARVPE